Proteins from a genomic interval of Sporolactobacillus sp. Y61:
- a CDS encoding NfeD family protein, translated as MDYLSYPAGGFFVILLAACLLFAELLVKGKGILAILGSLLFIYYFHYFLTDQASIWIVLLLIGGLLLIIIDGKLFTTGIIGILGFILMILGVALPAPSLLYGMLVGIAFIIGSFASLLFRKWIPQRDYLDKLQLHEKLSSDKGYNSINEDYNELVGKKGITLTPFHPVGTVKIDGKNYSAITDGVYLDQHVAVKVVSVDGTRIVIDKD; from the coding sequence TTGGACTATTTATCCTATCCTGCAGGCGGATTCTTTGTGATCCTGCTTGCTGCATGTTTACTTTTTGCCGAACTTCTCGTTAAGGGAAAAGGGATTCTTGCTATTCTGGGGAGCTTGCTTTTTATTTATTACTTCCATTATTTTCTGACTGATCAGGCTTCGATATGGATTGTTCTGCTGCTTATTGGCGGACTTCTGCTGATCATTATTGACGGTAAGCTGTTTACAACCGGTATTATCGGTATACTGGGATTCATTCTGATGATCCTTGGAGTAGCGCTGCCTGCACCGTCTCTGCTTTACGGCATGCTGGTTGGTATCGCGTTTATTATTGGTTCCTTTGCATCGTTACTGTTCAGAAAGTGGATTCCGCAGCGAGACTATCTTGACAAACTGCAACTGCATGAAAAGCTGTCCAGCGATAAAGGGTATAATTCAATTAATGAAGACTATAATGAGCTCGTTGGTAAGAAAGGGATCACACTGACGCCTTTTCATCCCGTTGGAACGGTGAAGATAGACGGGAAAAATTACAGTGCGATTACAGATGGCGTTTATCTTGATCAGCATGTGGCGGTTAAAGTCGTATCTGTCGATGGAACGAGGATTGTCATCGACAAAGACTGA
- a CDS encoding LysM domain-containing protein has translation MRRRIFTILFLIACWTSYTDLTSGSLPGGQQVRENAGSTRQTAIPYKNIMVTPGDTLLSVIERVNQSVPDISQVMQDFTRLNPSVDPNHLQIGRTYAFPVYDQKH, from the coding sequence ATGAGGAGGCGTATTTTTACCATTCTCTTTCTTATTGCCTGCTGGACAAGTTATACGGATCTGACCTCCGGATCACTTCCCGGTGGGCAGCAGGTCAGAGAAAATGCCGGATCAACCCGGCAGACGGCGATTCCTTATAAGAATATAATGGTTACACCCGGCGACACCCTTCTCTCTGTGATTGAACGGGTTAACCAGAGTGTACCTGACATCTCGCAGGTGATGCAGGACTTTACCAGGCTGAACCCTTCAGTCGATCCTAACCATCTGCAAATTGGCAGAACCTATGCTTTTCCTGTCTATGATCAAAAACACTGA
- the ispG gene encoding flavodoxin-dependent (E)-4-hydroxy-3-methylbut-2-enyl-diphosphate synthase has translation MSEMTHRTKTRKVKVGNLIIGGSNEVIIQSMTTTKTRDVEATVAQIHRLENAGCQLVRVACPTMEDALAIPDIKKQIHIPLVVDIHFNYKLALKAIEGGADKIRINPGNIGKRENVEAVVRAAKAKHIPIRIGVNAGSLERHILEKYGYPTADGMVESALHHIKILEDLDFHDIVVSLKASNINLAVEAYEKAARAFDYPLHLGITESGTKFSGSIKSAAGLGILLHEGIGNTIRISLSADPVEEVRVCRELLKAFGLTNAATLVSCPTCGRIQIDLIKIANQVEEYIDHIHVPIKVSVLGCAVNGPGEAREADIGIAGGHGEGLLFRHGKIIRKVPEDRMVDELKIEIDKLAAEYEAKKKAEQEKMNV, from the coding sequence GTGTCTGAAATGACGCATCGCACAAAAACCAGAAAAGTAAAAGTTGGAAATTTAATCATTGGCGGATCCAATGAAGTCATTATACAAAGCATGACAACAACCAAAACACGTGATGTGGAAGCGACGGTTGCACAAATTCACCGTCTTGAAAATGCGGGTTGCCAGCTGGTTCGCGTGGCGTGCCCGACTATGGAGGACGCACTCGCAATCCCTGATATAAAAAAACAGATTCACATTCCTCTGGTTGTGGATATCCACTTTAATTACAAACTGGCACTAAAAGCAATTGAAGGCGGTGCCGACAAAATTCGTATCAACCCCGGAAATATCGGCAAAAGAGAAAATGTCGAAGCCGTCGTCCGTGCCGCAAAAGCCAAACATATCCCGATCCGGATTGGTGTCAATGCAGGCTCTCTTGAGCGACATATTCTGGAAAAATACGGCTATCCGACAGCTGACGGGATGGTTGAAAGCGCGCTGCATCACATCAAAATTCTTGAAGATCTCGACTTTCATGACATTGTGGTTTCGCTGAAAGCCTCCAATATCAATCTGGCTGTTGAAGCGTATGAAAAAGCAGCACGTGCTTTTGATTACCCTCTTCACCTTGGGATTACAGAATCCGGCACTAAATTTTCAGGCAGTATTAAGAGCGCAGCCGGACTCGGTATCCTTCTGCATGAAGGCATTGGCAATACGATCCGTATCTCTCTTTCTGCTGATCCTGTTGAAGAGGTAAGGGTCTGCCGCGAATTACTTAAAGCGTTCGGTCTGACAAATGCAGCGACCCTGGTCTCGTGTCCGACCTGCGGACGTATTCAGATTGATCTGATTAAGATTGCCAATCAAGTTGAGGAATACATTGATCATATCCATGTACCCATTAAAGTATCTGTCCTTGGCTGCGCTGTTAACGGACCAGGTGAGGCACGTGAAGCAGATATCGGCATTGCCGGGGGGCATGGGGAGGGCCTGCTTTTCCGTCACGGAAAAATCATCAGAAAAGTCCCTGAAGACCGGATGGTGGATGAACTGAAGATTGAAATAGACAAACTGGCCGCTGAATATGAGGCAAAGAAAAAAGCTGAGCAGGAAAAAATGAATGTCTGA
- a CDS encoding nitroreductase — MDALEVIKTRRSVRKVTEQQPPKELIEKMLDAARRAPNHFNTEPWHFTVLTGEGRNKLGKVYGTLNQQKLENPDQAALDTAMKKGIAKAKRSPVVIVISIEPSDQPKVKKVEEIAATACAVENMWLTAHALGLGAIWRTGDPSYTDLMKQSFGVSEGGLVLGYLYVGYPEPGLTPKAPKRKSVDEISTWVTE; from the coding sequence ATGGATGCGCTAGAAGTGATTAAAACGAGGAGATCTGTTCGAAAAGTGACCGAACAACAGCCTCCGAAAGAACTTATTGAAAAAATGCTGGATGCCGCCCGTCGCGCACCCAATCATTTTAATACAGAACCCTGGCATTTTACAGTGCTGACAGGGGAGGGACGTAATAAACTGGGAAAGGTATACGGGACCCTTAACCAGCAGAAACTTGAGAACCCTGATCAGGCAGCTCTGGATACAGCGATGAAAAAGGGCATTGCCAAGGCAAAGCGATCTCCTGTCGTGATCGTGATTTCAATTGAACCGAGCGATCAGCCAAAAGTCAAAAAAGTTGAGGAAATCGCAGCAACGGCCTGTGCCGTCGAAAATATGTGGCTGACAGCGCATGCACTTGGACTGGGAGCCATCTGGCGTACAGGTGATCCGTCATATACAGATCTCATGAAACAGTCCTTTGGTGTTTCAGAAGGGGGGCTGGTTCTGGGGTATCTTTATGTCGGATATCCGGAGCCCGGACTTACACCGAAGGCTCCGAAGCGTAAATCTGTAGATGAAATTTCAACCTGGGTTACAGAATAA
- a CDS encoding HAMP domain-containing sensor histidine kinase: MITIIYHESFLTVSEKDLFENQLSLEIRFCLAPDGRIIDCNQNGDIMVRQFGHSFYDFFTKDAVIEAKAFLNAIQKEPDIVSALLHDRMNDRDMGIYYNGFFKNGKIYLAGYRTDPLKRAAAEFAHELRNPLTVIKGFVQLSTYTQEFDKYNRTILSEIDRMYGILDNFLKLTRKKINMKKMLPDKLCMALIAFISSECLVKKVTFDYDIAFSVNVCNVDLSMIKQVILNMLRNALEAVEGKEGTEKKIFFRGSVEDSGYRISLTDNGPGIENHLLKQVGRPFFSTKENGTGVGLSLCKKIITEHHGSFCLSSMPGKGTTASFSLPFAD, from the coding sequence GTGATAACCATCATCTATCATGAATCCTTTTTAACCGTTTCTGAAAAAGACCTGTTTGAAAATCAGCTGTCTCTGGAAATACGCTTCTGCCTTGCTCCCGATGGCAGGATTATCGACTGCAATCAGAATGGTGACATTATGGTCAGACAGTTTGGACATTCCTTTTATGATTTTTTTACCAAAGACGCGGTGATTGAAGCAAAAGCCTTTCTGAATGCGATCCAGAAAGAGCCTGATATTGTTTCAGCCTTGCTCCATGACCGTATGAACGACAGGGACATGGGTATTTATTACAACGGCTTCTTCAAAAACGGGAAAATTTATCTTGCCGGTTACAGAACTGATCCATTGAAAAGGGCTGCAGCAGAATTTGCTCATGAGCTGAGGAATCCGCTGACTGTTATCAAGGGTTTTGTCCAATTGTCCACGTATACACAGGAATTTGATAAATATAACCGTACGATCTTATCGGAAATTGACAGGATGTATGGCATTCTGGATAATTTTCTGAAACTGACCCGGAAAAAAATAAATATGAAAAAAATGCTTCCGGACAAACTCTGCATGGCTCTCATTGCGTTCATTTCATCGGAATGCCTGGTTAAAAAGGTGACATTCGATTATGATATTGCCTTTTCTGTAAACGTATGCAATGTTGATTTATCAATGATTAAGCAAGTCATTCTGAATATGCTGAGAAACGCCCTGGAGGCCGTAGAGGGAAAAGAAGGGACAGAAAAAAAGATTTTTTTCCGTGGTTCGGTTGAAGACAGTGGGTATAGAATCTCATTGACCGATAATGGCCCGGGTATTGAAAATCATCTTCTGAAACAGGTTGGGCGCCCCTTCTTCTCCACGAAAGAAAACGGGACAGGCGTTGGCTTGTCTCTATGTAAAAAGATTATCACAGAGCATCATGGCAGCTTTTGCCTCAGCAGTATGCCGGGAAAAGGAACGACTGCAAGCTTCAGTCTGCCATTTGCTGATTAG
- a CDS encoding DUF2624 family protein: MNPLIQAIINKRVNSVTADELFQQARQYQIPVSKNQAKRIASRVQGKNLDLFHPNGQLALRRILDDEIGPDLAEKLQQQFNKIIDQFH, from the coding sequence TTGAATCCCCTTATTCAGGCCATCATTAATAAGAGAGTCAACTCAGTCACTGCAGATGAACTGTTTCAGCAAGCCAGACAATACCAGATTCCGGTTTCAAAAAATCAGGCGAAAAGAATAGCATCACGCGTGCAAGGGAAGAATCTCGACCTGTTTCACCCGAACGGTCAGCTCGCTCTACGCAGAATTCTTGACGATGAAATTGGCCCTGACCTGGCTGAAAAACTGCAGCAGCAATTCAATAAAATCATCGATCAATTTCATTGA